The following nucleotide sequence is from Austwickia chelonae.
GTCACCGTTCTTCCTTCCCGGATGGTGAGGGACCAGGGGACCCAGGCAAAGGGATCATCGCGGACAGCGCTGTCCCTTCGCCGGGCTCGGTCTCGACGACTACGGTGCCGTTGACATCGGCCAGGCGTTCTCGCATGGCGCGTAACCCGAAGCCGGAACCGTCAGGACGCCGGCTCTCCACGGTCCCCCGCCGAGCTTCCTCCAGGGCGAAGCCGATTCCGTCGTCGACCACGTCGAGTCCGGTGGATTCGGGAAGATAGCTCAGCGTGACCGCGACCCGGTCTGCGCGGGAATGCTGACGAACGTTGGCCAGCGCGCCTTGAGCGAAGCGCAGGAGCGCGATCTCGTGGCTGGCCGGAATGACCTGCACATTTCCGTCGACGGTGATTCCGGCCTCGATACCGCACTGTTCCTGGAAACGGGTGATGAGCCGTCTGAGAGCAGCAGGCAACGGGGTCTCCTCCAACGGAGCCGGAGTGAGGGCATGGACGACCCGGCGGGCCTCGTCGAGGTTCTCCACGGCCACGGTCTCGATCTGGGCGAGCAATGCCCGGCGCTGATCGACGTCCGGAGAGGACAGATCGCCCAGCCCGGCGCGGCTCAGCAGGATGATCGAAGAAAACCCTTGAGCGAGAGTGTCGTGGATGTCCCGGGCGAGACGTGCCCGTTCGGACAGAGCACCGGCCCGGCGCTGGGCTTGGGCGAGCTCGTCGTGCGCGGCCACGAGATCTTCCTGAGCGGAGACCAGGTCGGCCAGCAGACGGCGTCTCTCCTCCGATTCGGCGATGACCCGCTGGTAGCCGACAGCGATGCCGACCGCGACGAGAGCGCCCACAACAGGGCCGATGACCTGCCCCGGCCCGGCAGGGCCATCCGGTTGGGCGACAAGCACGGCAGCCATGATCGCGACCACAGCGGACAGCGCCCATCGAAGGGGAAGTACGTGCATGGCCAGCAGATAGAGGGCGAAAGCCACCCAGGAGAACTCACGGGAGAAGACCAGGAGACCCACCCAGCTGGTGACCAGGACGAAGAACCAGCCCGGCACGCACCAGACCGGCAACGGCCTGAGACGTGCCCGACGGCTCAGCGGAACACCGAGGACGTACCATCCGGACACGGCTGCCGCAGCGACGACCACCCACCAAGGGCGAGCTTCGTGGACGGCGCTGCGGATCACCGCCAAGGCCATCAGCAGGGCGAAGAGCGCATGCTGTCCGGCGACGAGGGCTCTTGCCGCGCCGGTTCGCTCATGTCCGGTTTCCACGGTGCTCCGGCTCAGCCCACCCATGGGGTCACGCTAGCCGTCCAGGCCGCCACATGGAGTCACCTACCAGTGCGAACAGCGCCGGGACCACGATGGTGCGGACGAACAGGGTGTCGATCAGCACGCCCAGCCCGACGACAAGACCCAGCTGACCGAGCACCACCAGGGGCAGCATGCCCAGGGCGGCGAAGACCGCGGCGAGGACCAAACCGGCGCTGGTGATGACGACCCCGGTGGCGGAGACGGCCCGGACCGTGCCGGTCACGGTGCCGTGGACCGTGGCCTCGTGACGAATGCGATGGGCCAGGAAGATCGTGTAATCGATACCGAGAGCCACCAGGAAGAGGAAAGCCAGTAGCGGCAGATGGGCGTCGAGCGCGGGGAAGGCGAACAGGTGGGTGCCCACGAAGGTGCCGGCACCGATGGCTGCCAGCGCACTGAGCACGTTGACCAGGGTGAGCAGTAGGGGCGCCACCAGCGATTGCAGCAGCGCGACCAGGACGACGAGAGCCACGAGGAGAATCAGCGGGGCGACGAGGAGCAGATCCCGGCGCCCGGTGTCTCGGGAGTCGAGCTCGGTGGCGGTGGGTCCACCGACCAGAGCCTGAGCAGCGGGAAGGGCGCGGGAGGTTTCTCGCAGGGCACGTACGGCGCTGAAAGCCTCCTCGGTGTCAGGGGCTGCGGTGCCCACGGCGGACAGCCGGACGAGCTGACCGTCGACGGAGGTACCTGTCGGGGTGACTCGGACGATGCCGGGGACCTGCTTCAGGGCTGCAGTGAGCTCTGCAGCTGCCTCGGCACGGGCGACGACGGTATGCGGCTGAGATTCTCCGGCGGGAAAATGCGCAGACAGAGTGCTCAGCCCGTTCGCGGACTCGGAGGTGACCCGGAACTTCTCGGCTTGGCTGAGCCCGATCCGGGTGCCGATCATCCCCGTGGTCAGGACGGCGAGGACAGCCAGAGAGGCGAGTAGGACGGCGAGTGGCCGACGTACGACCGCGGCCGCGGTCCGCTCGAAGAGGCCAGGACGGGCATCGCAGGAAGGCACCTCGGCCGGAACAGGCCGGGGGACGAGCGGCCAGAAAGCGGCCCGGCCGACGACTGCCAGCGCAGGCGGCAGGACGAAGAGCACCGCAGGTAGCGCGAGAGCGAGCCCGACAGCGGAAGCCATCCCGAGCCCCCGGGTCGCGGGCAGGCTTGCCAGAGCCAAGCAGAGCAGGGCCAGGACGACGGTCACATTGCTGGCGACGATGGCGCCCACCCCGGCCCGCCAGGCCGTGGTCAGCGCCTCCCGGTGGTCTTCGGTCCGGCGCAGCTCTTCCCGATAACGGGAGATCAGCAGGAGCGCATAGTTGGTCCCGGCTCCGAAGACGAGGACGGACAGGATGCCTGCGTCGAACTGCCATCCGAACTGACTGCCCAGCCGAGCCGCTGCTCCCGCCGCAGCCTGATCGGCCAGCCCGACGACGGTCAGGGGCAGTAGTAGAAGCACCGGGGAGCGGTAGGTGAGGAGCAGGAGAAGCGCGACGACACCGATGGTGACCATGAGCAGCCGCAGATCGGCACCGGCGAAGGCCCCGGCGATATCGGCGCCGAAGGCCGGCCCGCCGGTGATCTGGACCTGGAGCCCTTCGGGAGTGGCATCGCGGGCGTCCTGGCGGAGGCGTTCGACGGACTCTCGCATAGTGGTGTTGTGCGCGGCTCGTTCCACGGGGACGAGGACGATGGCAGCTTTGCCGTCCTGGCTGGGGATGGGGCCGCGCGCGGGATGCGCACTGCTGCGGGTGAGTTTCTCGACGAGCCGAGCACCGGCTGCCTGGTCTTCAGCGGTGAGGGTACCTGCGTCGGTGCGGGTCGTGACGGCGATGACGGTGGCGAGACGGGCATCGGCGAAGCGCTCGCGTAGCGCGTCCACTTGGGCTGATTCGGCAGTGTCGGGGACCTGTCGGGAGGGAGTCTCGTTGGTGGCGCCGCGTAGTGCCCCGACGAGGGAGATCAGGGCGAGGAGAGTGACCAACGCCGAGATCCACGCTCCGCGACGGGTCAGTGCCGGGTGAACGCGGTGGCGGTCTCGGGTGGGGGCGGGATCAGGTGCGGACGACATTTTTCCTCGCTGGACAGGTCGATGTGGGTGACCTGTCCAGAACACCTTCCCGCGGGGGCCGGCACATCGCCCGCGTGGTTCTCCGGGGGTCCATCGTTCGATGGATGGGGAGGACTTGCCGACGGGGCCGCGATCTGCACTCCTGCGGAGGATAAGATTTTCTGATGCTCGATCCGGTGAAGTTACGCACTCTTGTCGACATCGCGGCGCTGGGCAGTATCGCGGCTGCGGCCAAGGAATCGGGGATCACCGCATCGGCGGCATCGCAGCACATCACCGCACTGGAAGAGCGGCTGGGGACTCCGCTGTTGGAGCGTCTCCCGCGATCGACCCGGTTGACCGCAGCAGGAGCCGCCCTGGCCCGGGCGGCCTTGCCGATCCTCGATGGTTTGGACGATGCGATCCGGCTGGTCGATGACATCGCTGGGACCAGGGCCGGGCGGATCCGCTTGGGCACCTTCGCCTCGGCGGCGAACAGCTTGGTGCTGCCTGCGGTGAGCGCTTTCCTCGAGGAGCATCAGGGGGCGAGTGTCGACATCACGGAGGTGGAGCCGGGGGATATCGTCGGCGCGGTGCTCCATGGAGGGGTCGATCTGGCGGTCACTCACCGGTATGCGTTCGCCCCGGACTATCCGACCGCAGGGCTCTCGCGTTCGGAGCTCTTCCGTGATCCGCTGCTCCTGGCTGTTCCGGGCGCGCACCGGCTTGCTGGGGCGGTGCAGTGCACGGTGGCTGACACGGTGGGCGAGGCCTGGGTGGCGCCGCGTCCCCGCGAGGGTTTCCAGGC
It contains:
- a CDS encoding LysR family transcriptional regulator, with the protein product MLDPVKLRTLVDIAALGSIAAAAKESGITASAASQHITALEERLGTPLLERLPRSTRLTAAGAALARAALPILDGLDDAIRLVDDIAGTRAGRIRLGTFASAANSLVLPAVSAFLEEHQGASVDITEVEPGDIVGAVLHGGVDLAVTHRYAFAPDYPTAGLSRSELFRDPLLLAVPGAHRLAGAVQCTVADTVGEAWVAPRPREGFQAVLTHLGRRARFTPDIRHRADSYELARELVASGLGVSLIPQLAAVPTPGVVYLELTDEDLCRQVDLIQRRSDSNPSLPDLVAAIIRRAQGGAASETAG
- a CDS encoding sensor histidine kinase gives rise to the protein MGGLSRSTVETGHERTGAARALVAGQHALFALLMALAVIRSAVHEARPWWVVVAAAAVSGWYVLGVPLSRRARLRPLPVWCVPGWFFVLVTSWVGLLVFSREFSWVAFALYLLAMHVLPLRWALSAVVAIMAAVLVAQPDGPAGPGQVIGPVVGALVAVGIAVGYQRVIAESEERRRLLADLVSAQEDLVAAHDELAQAQRRAGALSERARLARDIHDTLAQGFSSIILLSRAGLGDLSSPDVDQRRALLAQIETVAVENLDEARRVVHALTPAPLEETPLPAALRRLITRFQEQCGIEAGITVDGNVQVIPASHEIALLRFAQGALANVRQHSRADRVAVTLSYLPESTGLDVVDDGIGFALEEARRGTVESRRPDGSGFGLRAMRERLADVNGTVVVETEPGEGTALSAMIPLPGSPGPSPSGKEER
- a CDS encoding MMPL family transporter — its product is MSSAPDPAPTRDRHRVHPALTRRGAWISALVTLLALISLVGALRGATNETPSRQVPDTAESAQVDALRERFADARLATVIAVTTRTDAGTLTAEDQAAGARLVEKLTRSSAHPARGPIPSQDGKAAIVLVPVERAAHNTTMRESVERLRQDARDATPEGLQVQITGGPAFGADIAGAFAGADLRLLMVTIGVVALLLLLTYRSPVLLLLPLTVVGLADQAAAGAAARLGSQFGWQFDAGILSVLVFGAGTNYALLLISRYREELRRTEDHREALTTAWRAGVGAIVASNVTVVLALLCLALASLPATRGLGMASAVGLALALPAVLFVLPPALAVVGRAAFWPLVPRPVPAEVPSCDARPGLFERTAAAVVRRPLAVLLASLAVLAVLTTGMIGTRIGLSQAEKFRVTSESANGLSTLSAHFPAGESQPHTVVARAEAAAELTAALKQVPGIVRVTPTGTSVDGQLVRLSAVGTAAPDTEEAFSAVRALRETSRALPAAQALVGGPTATELDSRDTGRRDLLLVAPLILLVALVVLVALLQSLVAPLLLTLVNVLSALAAIGAGTFVGTHLFAFPALDAHLPLLAFLFLVALGIDYTIFLAHRIRHEATVHGTVTGTVRAVSATGVVITSAGLVLAAVFAALGMLPLVVLGQLGLVVGLGVLIDTLFVRTIVVPALFALVGDSMWRPGRLA